Proteins encoded by one window of Colletes latitarsis isolate SP2378_abdomen chromosome 5, iyColLati1, whole genome shotgun sequence:
- the LOC143341922 gene encoding uncharacterized protein LOC143341922 codes for MEESDNALEQIQEAFLILTESFLEQGASLSDLKSASVRNNGRHTRSSIFHYICSKKVLLAFFIPILCSMLFKYVYIDVIKSIRGTRCLIPNNYFIWEFTRPIANCNYCRDITTALILPNLTREEFKQYAYSSQPMVIKNAAGHWPASKVFSWKFFRDLYESIDGAYDSVEECQFLHFKSNFTNLRDVFAMSKDRAMQHNGKDPWYVGWKNCHLQILDVMRKFYSLPHFLPEDAEVPYTNYVFLGYEEGATMHLDYISRLMWQGQIIGDKTWTVAPTPECDHICTRFNFTVHAGDIVLLDTRIWYHGTYVMDGNISLTVTSEYG; via the exons ATGGAAGAAAGTGATAATGCTTTAGAACAAATACAAGaagcatttttaatattaactgaAAGCTTTTTGGAACAAGGTGCATCTCTGTCTGACCTAAAATCTGCCAGCGTACGAAATAATGGAAGACATACAAGGAGCTCCATTTTTCATTATATCTGTTCAAAGAAGGTTCTCCTTGCCTTTTTTATACCAATACTTTGCAGTATGCTTTTTAAATATGTGTACATTGATGTGATTAAAAGTATACGTGGTACAAGATGTTTAATAccaaataattatttcatatGGGAATTTACAAGACCAATAGCAAATTGCAATTATTGTCGCGATATTACTACAGCTTTGATCTTACCAAATTTAACTAGAGAAGAATTCAAACAGTATGCCTATTCTTCTCAACCTATGGTGATAAAAAATGCTGCTGGCCATTGGCCAGCTTCAAAGGTATTTAGTTGGAAATTCTTCAGAGATTTGTACGAATCTATTGATGGTGCTTATGATTCGGTAGAAGAATGCCAATTTTTGCATTTCAAAAGTAATTTCACTAATTTACGCGATGTTTTTGCAATGAGCAAAGATAGAGCTATGCAACATAATGGAAAAGACCCATGGTATGTTGGTTGGAAAAACTGTCATCTTCAAATTTTGGATGTTATGAGAAAGTTTTACAGTCTACCTCATTTTTTGCCAGAAGATGCAGAAGTTCCATATACCAATTATGTTTTTTTGGGATACGAGGAAGGTGCTACTATGCAT CTGGACTACATCTCGCGACTCATGTGGCAAGGGCAAATTATAGGCGACAAAACGTGGACTGTTGCTCCAACTCCCGAATGCGATCATATTTGTACGCGTTTTAATTTCACTGTTCATGCTGGAGATATTGTTCTTTTAGATACAAGAATTTGGTATCATGGCACTTATGTTATGGATGGAAACATCAGTTTGACGGTCACCTCCGAGTATGGGTAG